From Chrysemys picta bellii isolate R12L10 chromosome 1, ASM1138683v2, whole genome shotgun sequence:
CCCAGTTCCAGTCTTGGGATTGCTGTCCCACCtatacagctctgccaatgccacTTAGTCCTgctctgcagccccccccccctcccccccccgccattccagtgctgggctccccacagagcccagccaaTGCCCTACaaacctgccctgcagcccccccattccagtcctgggctccccacacagccctgccaatgcccctcaatcctgccctGCAGTGCTCCCTTtcttctcatagactttaaggtcagaagggaccattatgataatctagtctgacctcctgcacaacgcaggccacagaatctcacccacccactcctgtaacaaacccctaaccaatgcctgagttattgaagtcctcaaattgtggtttaaagacctcaagatgcagagaatcctccagcaagtgacccatgccccacgctgcagaggaaggcgaaaaacctccagggcctctgcagcggtctgccctggaggaaaattccttcccgaccccaaatatggcgatcagttaaactctgagcatgtgggcgagaTTCACCAGCCAGACtcctaggaaagaattctctgtagtaactcagatcccaacccatctaacatcccatcacagaccattgggcatatttacctgctaataatcaaagatcaattaattgctaaaattaggctatcccatcataccatcccctccataaacttatcaagcttagtcttgaagccagatatgtcttttgcctccactactccccttggaatgctgttccagaacttcactcctctaatggttagaaaccttcatctaatttcaagtctaaacttcctaatgtccagtttatatccatttgttcttgtctccacattggtactaagcttaaataattcctgcccctccctgatatttatccctctgatatatttataaagagcaatcaatcatctcccctcagccttcttttggttaagctaaacaagccaagctctttgagtctcctttcataaaacaggttttccattcctcagatcatgtAGTCTCTGTCTTCTGTCCCCTTCCCTGCTAGTTACCTGGATGCAGTGCTGAAGTCTCCCCAGAGGTCTGTGGTGGCTGGAACAGCAGCAAGTGCTGGTGCCTTAGAGATGGATGCAGGAGAGTCCAAATCCAACAGGATATCTGAGGGAAGGAAGAAATACATACACACTCAAAATTGTCGATAAAACGGACTCACAGCCCTGGAGTGTTTAAATACCATCATCCTACAGGATATTTCCTCCCTGCAAGGTCACTGCTATTGAAATACACTGATCACCTGTAGAGACAACCCTGCCTTCAGGAGAAGTGATGTGAAGGTTCCAGGACTATATCACTAGCTCTTCTTGGCTATTCTTGCTGGGTCTCCACCATGCTTCCAGCTGTTTTGCTGCAACCACCTCAGGGATGCGCAACATCCTCATGACCCAATCAATCCTTTTCCACCATTACAACTAGCAGCCTCATAATTTGCGTCATGAACACTAGCTCCAAAAAGACagaggactgagaccaccaactcatttcacacaagccACTGAACAGATAGGAACTACTTTAGATTAGTACTGATCAGGGCTGAACGCAAATGAGTGACCAAACGGGCAATTGATAGGGCTTGAGAGATTCACAGATTTCAAGGTCAGAATGGAGCACAGATCATCTAGCCCGCCCTCCTATCTAAcaaaggccacagaacttcccccaaataattccagTTTGAACTACAATAAGTTGCCCTGTGCTGGTGACCCCTCCCATCCATACTCAGCACTTACCAGCATTGCCCATGTTGCTGGATTTCAGCACTGGTGGCGGCGTCACATGGTTGGAAATGGCTGTTGAAGATGGGGGAGGGATTGGAGGGGCTGTGATTTTGCCACCTGGAGGGGGTGGGAGCAGGTTCAGCCCCCCCAATCCAGCTGCACGGGGTTTGGGTGCCCCTCCTTTCTTTGTTGGCATGTTCTGTAAAGACACCGAAATGGATTTGAAGAGGATTCTCTAGTGGAATACAGCTGTGAGCCTGGAAATGGCACTTGGCTCAGAGTTGGCTAGGCTGGGGAGATCCTTACCCCAATGTTTAGTTTGATGGTCTGTCCTTCCTTGAACCCTAGGTCCAGTTTGGGGCGTGTGTCAGTTTCCTGTGACTCCTTGGAGATTTCGGTCTCCTGTTTCACCCACCTGGATTCAAAGAAGGAAGAAAGGGAGAAGCAGTTGAGAGCTCTTGACAAATGGAGGCCCCAAAGGGACCATTTTCTCCTGGGGAGCACATTGTCTGGCTTTATTCCTAGTACTTGCAGGGTCAGCACTAGCGACAGACAGCAGAGAGTTCAAGCTACCATGTCCCCAGAAGGACAGTCCCTTTAACATTACAATACATTCCAAccaccccatcctgccctgcaGTGGCACCAATTGGGAGACTGCCACGTCAGAGGCAAGAGCAACTCCGTGACCCAGGTTAACTTTGAGCCCATACCTTGGGTGACAGTGTCCTCAAGTGCTACTGCTGAAACTGCACAGCTGGGCTGCACCAGGGCCCAAAGGAATCCTGCCCCCATGGTGCCATGGGTGAGCACCCACCATATGCTGCATACCGGCAGAGGAACAATGCCCTAGGGGAGATGGGACTCACTTGAAGTGATCCTGCAGGGAGACATTGAAGTCAAAGGCGTCACCCCGATCTGAAAAGCCGATGCCAATGAAAGCGCTTCGCCCTGGTGGGAAACAGATGTCAGCATGGGAGGGGAAGCCTTGCAGATTCCTTATCAGCCCAATGTATCAACCCACTCCTCGCCCAGATGTCACATACACTCACTCGCCAAtccaccagccctgctcagcctacTGCAATCCCCCCCAGCAGTCCCAGCCACCTCACCATTCCAAACATACACCAGCACTCAAGAGGGCAGCTAGCATCTATGTAACTCAGCCAACAAGCTATGGCCGGATCTCCTTTGCCCTGGCCTGAATGCACCTCATTTCCATGGCACACTCCCTGCTGCACCACATAGCATCTTCCCTTTCTACTCACCATTCCCATCCTGAATTCGGAGGACAAAGTACCGGCTGGAATCTGTCACAGTCTCCACTGCAAGGCCAGGGAACTGGTCTATGGGAGCCTGAGCAAAGAGCTCTCCTGGGGGATAAAGGGCAGGGAGTTAAGGAAAGGAATCCCATGCATTCTTTCCCACAAAGAAAACTGCTACACTGAGCTATTAACTAGGGTGTCCCCCCTAGGGTGAGTCAGAGGTAGCAGCCATAAAACAACCTTACACCCTCACCCTGCCTTACCTGAAACTTTATCCTCTAGCTTTATATATGCAATTTTGCCTTTTGACGTGACACGGAGACGCCCTGTCCAGTCCGGCTGGTCCAGTTTCCAGTCAGATGCCCTGGGCGGGGAAATGAACAGCAAGGTATGTTCACTGACAGCACCTCAggcctgccctgcagcctcttcCTGTCCTGCGCTTCCCACACAGCTCAGCTAATGCATCTCAgttctgacctgcagcacccactgctcccttATTTCACATCTCTTCTGAAATTAAGTACAAGTCTCAGAATCTCAACCCTCTCTCAGCTGTTACCAGCTCCACACAGGAGACTCTGATGGCCCATCTTTCTGTATTTACTCCCCTGTGCAGGCAGAAATAGAAATAACCCCGAGAAAGGCATCCAAAGTTATTAGAGATACAGACAGGGGAAAAGGCTTCAGTCCAGGGAAATGTTCAGAGTACAAGGCTGCTGAGTTGAAACAGGGAAGGCCTGTAAAAATGATTAATGGCCTAGAGAAGGAAACCACACTGTTATTGCTATTTACCCCATTCTGTTCCAGGAAAACAATGAGATGCTCTGAAATTAAACAGAGTGTgtttaaaatggattaaaaaggAAGTTACACTTTCACACATCCACATGCCATATCATTAACCACGGAACTCTCTGTTGCAGGATGTTACTTAAGCAAAGCAATTAAGGGATTTCGGAGACCAGATTATATATGTATATGACCGGGAATAGTATCTGCAGTGACACTTCAGATAAAAATTACTAGGGCTAGCGACACTTGCACTTCAAGGTGTAAGTCAGTCACACCAGCGACTTTGTAAGGATGGCATTGTAGAGTTTGATAATCATGTCCTGCAATTCCAGATGACATATGGTCCATCTATAGGCAAGGAGAAAGATTTGCTAACTGCTGGCCCTGCAAACTCATCCCGGGATTTGAGGGTCAAGATGAATTCCTTCTGGCTCATACATCACTATGAAGTGATGTTGTATAAGGTAAGCTCAACTTTTAGTTAAGCCCATTCACTCTTGGTGTCTGACAAAGTAGacaggtgtaactgaggacaTAAGTTAGCCTTGGAATTTggctaaatattttatttttataatcaaAACAATTGCTATAAGATCAACTAGTTAATCCCCAAACCTCTGCAACATGGAAAGAATGTTTTCCATCCATAAAATGAAGAGCATGAGACTGATTTTgtttctgattttcaaaagagctgagcaACCACTACTTCAGCTGAAGCCAGTGAAGTTGCAGATGCTCAACACCTCAAAGTCAGGCCCCAgttgacttgctcaaggccagaGAGGATCAGTGGTAGGCCAGGTATTAGTAAGAAAAAGCATCTGCCCTCCAACCCTCTGCTTATTCATGCAGAACAAGTCCTGCTGACTCCAGTCAAATCTGTGACTGTGCAAGAgccagaacagaatccagctcactcttccGTAGCTGTCCTGGATCTGCAGGGATAATGGGAGGTAAAACATATTTGTCACTGAAGAGAGCAGGTATTGTATGACTCAGAGCACACACAGGGAGCAGAACTGTTGAGTAAGGTGCCATTTTTATAGAGAGTCATTTTTCCTTCCCTTGCAGTGTCAGAAAATCGAACACCACACCGCCTATGACACAAGCATTAGGAAGTGAAACCGATTGGCATTAGGACAGTGAAACTAACCAGTCAGATGGGGGAAAATAAACATCTACAAATGGCAAAGAGGTAGTTGGCTTTATTTGTATCCCTCATTTTAACaatcggggaggggggagagaaatagCTCGGAGGATTCCCCCTCCCTACTAGTCTGCCTGTGCATTTTAGCACTGCTGAAGACTGCCAGACAGGCAACCGCTGGAGACAAGAAGGCTCCATTTATCCGGAGAACAAGTGCAGCAAACACAGGGGCAGCACAAGCGTCTCTCAAAGGCGACCCCCCTGCCCgtgcgccccagccctgccccggggAGAGCCcgctgggggggagagagctcaCTTGCCCCGGCGCTGCCAGCAGAGGGGCCTGAGCAGCCCAGTCCTGGGGGGCTGAGCGACCCCAGACCGAGTGCCCCCCTCCGTGCCCGCAGCCGGACCGGCCCAAGGCtccgcagcccagtctcctggctccccaccccggGCTTTCGGGGAGCGGAGCCCCCGGGACGAGACAAGCGCGGGACAGTCCCGCTGGGCGCCGGCGGGCAGAGCGGGGGGCACGGCCGGGGGTCGGCAGCGCGACGCCGGGACcacgggccgggccgggccttgCCCCCGCGACGGGGGGCAGCAAGCgggccaggggaggagggtgaagctgcccccgggGGCAGGACGGGACACGCCGGCCCCGCTCacccggggcggggcggggcagggcaggatgcGGCCCCGCTACCTGTATCCCCGGTTGGAGGCCCGCGGCGGGATGCGGTAGACGCTGACATCGGGCTTCACACACAGGATGGACTCGTACTCCGCCTCGGCCGCCGCCATCTCGGATCTGAGACCCcagcgggaggggcggggggtcctaGTAACCGGGGATGCTTCCGACCGCCATTTTTGTTAAGGGCAAAGGCTGCTCCGTGGGAGATGGCGGCCATGTTGAAATCAGGCCCGTTGAAGTTGTGGTGAGAGCCATTTTGGATCCTGGTAGCTTCACACTGGCAGAGGGCAGCCATATTGGCAGTCGGTCATGTCAAGCGGTGACGGGCGCCATTTTGGATCCTGGCAGCTTTGTCGCTGCTTTGGGTGGCCATGGTGGAAGCGGACTGATGAAGGTATGGCGGTCGCCATCTTTAATCCTGGCACCTTCTCGGCCTTTCGTTTTCAGTCGCCATTTTGGAAACGGGCAGCGTGAAGCAACCATAGAAGGCCATCTTGGTTCCTGGCAGATCAGGCCCTGGCCCTGTGGTTCCCCAGAGGGGCATCCCAAGTGTGATGGTGGTGGCttgtgctggctcaggggctaaAGGGCCCTGGGAGATTTTGAGGGGGCAGGTGTTGAGGTGGGGTGTGTCGATAgagatgaggggtgcagggcagcATAGGGGCATGTTTCAAGGCTGTGGTGGTTCAGGAGGGAGGCTGAACTGCCAGTGCCCTAACGTGGCATGGGCAATTGGCTCCCACAGGGCATCAGCGGCTCCTTGCCCCAGTGCCCAGGGTAGGGCTAAAATGAGCACCGTTAAACCATGGACATACCGACAAGAAGAGCGCAGCGCAACCACTGCTGACCCGAGCGTTCCAAAAATTGAATCAGGCCCCAGAAATCaggagatttttcttttttaaaatgatccTTATGGGATTCTTTGTCTGCTGGTTTCTGCACCGTTAGCGTGCACTTGCTTCCTGTTTCCAAGCTTTTTTCTGTAACCGCAAGGGCTAGAAACGgttgttttaaattaaagctaGAATTCTACTGTAATCACATTAATCTAGGAGCTgagtctttaagaaaaacaccaagtacTGCAAGACTCATGGTAAAAATTGAAAGATTTAGCAACACTGACCAATCACAAAGTACCTGAGGGGAAATGGCCCACTTCTCCTCCTTGCCACCTGTCACTATGATGAAGACGATGCCCCCCAAAATGAACAACAAATCCAAACCATTCCTGCCACACAAATCTCTgctaaaaaaaccaccccgataCCTCCATACAATGTGACTAACAGCTGCAAATGCAAATGAGGGGCAACTGAATATGCAAACAAGGCAAATGAATATGCAAGTGAGGAACACTTGACTATGCAAAGGAgccatcttggtttgttttcagggTTCTCTGAAAGGCCAAGCGGCCTTCTAAACAACTTCCACGGGCCCAGCTCTTGGGAACATCCCCTGCAAAGCACTGAGTGGCATCCGTAGGGAGGTCATCTCTGCTGCTGTGTGCCACAGAAACCCAACTGAACATGGCTTCCTGGTCTTAGCATTCCCATCCTGGGCAGCAGACAGAAATGCTGGTTAACTCCATGCTGAAGTCGGCTCTGGGATTCCCCACTCTTCTTGGGAATGCTCAATGATGACCACCCccacttaaaaaaattacaacaacaaaaaccagtaCCCCCCGTCCCTCAAATCCGAGATTGTCCATCTTCCTGACAAAGATCCAATTGGTTTATCTCAACAGCAAATTATATAGCGATGCTAAATTATCTCCCCCACCCTTGGGATGTTGAGTCCCCATGATGGTTTGCTTCCAACTTGGTTCCCCTCACCGATAAACAGGGGGTAGGGGGTTATAAAACAGAAAGAGGAAACATGAGGTTTGACAGAACAGAACCACGCTAGAAACAGGGGGACAACTGGGGGACACAGCTGGGGGAAGGGCAGCTCAACACTCATTCCTGCTTCAACAGCTCTTCTTCCTGCTTTGCAAGTGCTCacacggtatgtctacactacgaaattaggtcgaatttatagaagccggttttatagaaatcggttttatacagtcgattgtgtgtgtccccacataaaatgctctaagtgcattaagtcggcggaccgcgtccacagtaccgaggctagcgtcgacttccggagcattgcactgtgggtagctatcccacagttcccgcagtctccgccgcccattggaattctgggttgagatcccaatgcctgatgatgcaaaaacagtgtcgcggggggttctgggtacatgtcgtcaggcccctccccctccgtcagagcaacggcagacaatcgattcgcacctttttacctgggttacctgtgcagacaacataccacggcaagcatggagcccgctcagctcagctcaccgtcaccatatgtcatctgggtgccggcagacgtggtactgcattgctacacagcagcagctaattgccttttggcagtagacggtgcagtatgactggtagccatcattggctatctgggtgctggcagacgtggggctgcattgctatacagcagcagctccttgccttttggcagtggatggtgtattacgactggtatccatcgtcgttgtactcctcagtgagttcggtcagaggcacctgggcagacatgttttgtctcctggagactcagtcctgccggcagtcctattgaaccgtcttgacaatgatggctagcagtcgtaatacagcattttctgccaagaacccagaagatgctgatggctatcagtcatgctgcactgtctgctgccagcttaagatgtaaaaaatagatggaccagatttgttctgtattcatttgcttcccccaccctccgtgaaatcaacggcctgctaaacccagggttttgagttcaatctttagggggcccattctgtgtgacagttgtttgtgtttctccctgatgcacagccacctttgttgattttaattccctgtaagccatgtcgtcactcgcccctccctccctccttccctccctccgtcagacaatagttttgcgccttttttcagcccagacgccatagcactgggatcgtGGAGCCCGCTccgatcaccgcggcaattatgagcactatgaatagggtgaccagacagcaagtgtgaaaaatcgggacgggggtggggggtaataggagcctatataaggaaaagacccaaaaatcgggactgtccctataaaatcgggacatctggtcaccctaactatgaacaccacgcgcattgtcctgaagtatatgcagagccagaacatgccaaagcaaaaccaggcgaggagccGATTacagcgattgcagcgcggcgacgagaccgatgaggaaattgacatggacatagatctctcacaaagtacaagccccagcaatgtgcaaatcatggtgttactggggcaagttcatggcgtggaacgccaattctgggcctgggaaacaagcacagactggtgggactgcatcatgttgcaggtgtgggatgattcccagtggctgagaaacttttgcatgcgtaagggcactttcatggaactttgtgacttgcttttccctgccctgaagcaccagaataccaggatgagagcagccctcacagttgagaagcgagtggcgatagccctgtggaatcttgcaatgccagacagc
This genomic window contains:
- the NECAP1 gene encoding adaptin ear-binding coat-associated protein 1 isoform X2; translated protein: MGASDWKLDQPDWTGRLRVTSKGKIAYIKLEDKVSGELFAQAPIDQFPGLAVETVTDSSRYFVLRIQDGNGRSAFIGIGFSDRGDAFDFNVSLQDHFKWVKQETEISKESQETDTRPKLDLGFKEGQTIKLNIGNMPTKKGGAPKPRAAGLGGLNLLPPPPGGKITAPPIPPPSSTAISNHVTPPPVLKSSNMGNADILLDLDSPASISKAPALAAVPATTDLWGDFSTASSAVPNQGPQQSNWVQF
- the NECAP1 gene encoding adaptin ear-binding coat-associated protein 1 isoform X1; this translates as MAAAEAEYESILCVKPDVSVYRIPPRASNRGYRASDWKLDQPDWTGRLRVTSKGKIAYIKLEDKVSGELFAQAPIDQFPGLAVETVTDSSRYFVLRIQDGNGRSAFIGIGFSDRGDAFDFNVSLQDHFKWVKQETEISKESQETDTRPKLDLGFKEGQTIKLNIGNMPTKKGGAPKPRAAGLGGLNLLPPPPGGKITAPPIPPPSSTAISNHVTPPPVLKSSNMGNADILLDLDSPASISKAPALAAVPATTDLWGDFSTASSAVPNQGPQQSNWVQF